In Acropora palmata chromosome 7, jaAcrPala1.3, whole genome shotgun sequence, one genomic interval encodes:
- the LOC141886022 gene encoding lipopolysaccharide cholinephosphotransferase LicD-like, with amino-acid sequence MLIRVECMRDYIFKMADRCDLWCKKRNKRTVILVLALITVFVLIFTQRSRESQAPELAHFKVKKFLLKQIPYTNLSMCERRLNAGISCPDIRRQGKTLLRQAQLVLTRLLKIFDLIAKKHGITYWLYRGTLLGAVRHEGHNPFDNDVDIALPKSEFEKFVKYGVTELPKDIFFQTEVTDVHWKAPRSSGILAKLRDKSSCYKYCIENGCKHKDGLQLDLFVIENDDQGNLLEVYSHPKTNWIVRRLIYNGIILRKPGEYIFPLIQVNFDGFVLPAPREWKMILHSLYGDFMSVPENEPLGHIITDTFHSCDEVN; translated from the coding sequence ATGCTAATTAGGGTTGAATGCATGAGAGACTATatattcaaaatggcagaCAGGTGTGACTTGTGGtgtaaaaagagaaacaagagAACCGTTATTCTTGTACTGGCCCTGATAACAGTGTTCGTGCTAATTTTCACGCAAAGATCTAGGGAATCTCAGGCCCCGGAATTAGCGCATTTTAAGGTTAAGAAATTCTTGCTAAAACAGATCCCCTACACAAATTTGAGCATGTGCGAGCGAAGACTCAACGCAGGAATCAGCTGTCCAGACATTCGCCGTCAAGGAAAAACATTGCTTCGACAGGCTCAACTTGTGCTCACAAGATTGTTGAAGATTTTCGACCTCATAGCAAAGAAACACGGTATAACGTACTGGCTGTACAGGGGAACATTACTGGGGGCTGTTAGACACGAAGGCCACAATCCCTTCGACAATGATGTAGACATCGCTCTTCCTAAGTCAGAGTTCGAAAAATTCGTCAAATACGGCGTGACAGAGCTCCCCAAGGATATCTTCTTCCAAACAGAGGTCACAGACGTTCATTGGAAAGCTCCTCGTTCGAGTGGAATCTTAGCAAAACTTAGAGACAAAAGTAGCTGCTACAAGTATTGTATTGAAAACGGCTGTAAACATAAAGATGGTCTACAGTTGGACTTGTTTGTGATTGAAAACGATGATCAGGGAAACTTGCTTGAGGTATACAGTCACCCCAAAACAAATTGGATTGTGCGAAGGTTGATTTATAACGGAATTATCTTAAGGAAACCCGGCGAATATATTTTCCCACTTATACAAGTAAACTTTGATGGCTTCGTACTACCAGCTCCGCGTGAATGGAAAATGATTTTGCATTCCCTTTATGGAGATTTCATGTCAGTTCCGGAGAATGAACCACTCGGGCACATCATCACAGATACGTTTCACAGTTGTGATGAAGTGAATTAA